From the Musa acuminata AAA Group cultivar baxijiao chromosome BXJ1-2, Cavendish_Baxijiao_AAA, whole genome shotgun sequence genome, one window contains:
- the LOC135612453 gene encoding cytokinin riboside 5'-monophosphate phosphoribohydrolase LOG1-like translates to MEEITVGKSRFKRVCVFCGSSTGKRNCYQDAAVELGKELVARKVDLVYGGGSVGLMGLVSEAVHTGGGHVIGIIPRTLMSKEITGETFGEVKPVASMHQRKAEMARHSDAFIALPGGYGTLEELLEVITWAQLGIHNKPVGLLNVDGYYNSLLAFIDKAVEDGFIQPYQRHIFVSAPNAKDLVQKLEEYVPVEDALIAKLSWEMEQVGLNSTLQAEIAR, encoded by the exons ATGGAGGAGATCACGGTCGGAAAGTCGAGGTTCAAGAGGGTGTGCGTGTTCTGTGGGAGCAGCACCGGGAAGAGGAACTGTTACCAAGATGCAGCCGTGGAGCTTGGAAAGGAACTG GTGGCGAGGAAGGTCGATCTGGTGTATGGAGGGGGCAGTGTGGGGCTGATGGGCTTGGTCTCCGAAGCTGTTCATACTGGTGGAGGCCATGTCATTGG GATCATCCCAAGAACTCTGATGTCCAAAGAG ATTACGGGGGAGACGTTTGGGGAAGTGAAGCCGGTGGCCAGCATGCACCAGCGCAAGGCCGAAATGGCCCGCCACTCTGACGCCTTCATCGCACTACCTG GTGGGTATGGAACACTGGAGGAGCTGCTGGAGGTCATCACCTGGGCTCAGCTCGGCATCCACAACAAACCC GTTGGCTTGCTTAATGTGGACGGCTACTACAACTCTCTGCTGGCCTTCATAGACAAGGCCGTGGAGGATGGTTTCATCCAACCTTACCAGCGTCACATCTTCGTCTCCGCTCCCAACGCAAAAGACCTCGTCCAAAAGCTCGAG GAATACGTGCCCGTCGAGGATGCTCTGATCGCCAAACTGAGCTGGGAGATGGAGCAGGTGGGACTAAACTCCACCCTTCAAGCTGAGATCGCCCGGTAG
- the LOC135597547 gene encoding putative disease resistance protein RGA3 isoform X3, giving the protein MGERAEGRHVRRRRHHRPLHSQRCVKLRHQISSKIQGLNSRLKQIKEDRSILPRLEQVPQEHRASSRETSFLEVKTDVVGTRVEDDARNLIKLILENDKQKYRVFGIVGMGGIGKTTLARKIYNDEWIKENFPIRIWLYVSNNYSENQLLKEVIRCAGGDTDGFESAATLQTRVVSLLSTNSLIVLDDVWCSDVWENLLRKPVMNGEGSSKIVVTTRDAGIARSMNACIHHVEQMDEESGWELLRKMALGDGTEDEISTLKEIGVEIVKRCDGLPLAIKVIAGVLRKAEASKEAWEAVLRSDSWHMNQIDKEELPAALHLSYADLPSHLKPCFLYCSLYIPYSISCHDLARAWVAEGFIGADDGERLMEDIAEDYYWELISRNLLQPDPRSMDGDRCTMHDLLRSLAHFLMEGEGILFNDGARLHTSPLTKVRRLSMVNIGERLQLPEVILKQNCLRTLILHDSPKTRMVNDVLVRLEHLRVLDVSDSCIEGLPDSIGKLLHLRYLDLDRTNIRRIPESIGSLANLQTLNIAECKCLDQLPKSIMMLRSLRCLRLKRTPLTHLPKGISKLENLIALGGLIIGCGEYATGPDEGCQLEELRSLSKLRYVRIHNLERAVEGGGEVLANKPFLKRLLLSWDNQAPVWQEQMQRAEVTCDSLCPPPSLRELNIKEFPYQRFPIWFRSASVDASFPNLSYLMLSHFPSCAELPPLGRLPKLKFLSIREADAVVAIGPEILGHIPPGAAAFPKLEVMRFVDMRNWEQWSSCMTEEDSHGERLQLLPNLQKCYLIDCPKLTAVPGGLRRATRLKLLKIRSNHRLTEIMNLAFLDELHVNSNQGLQRISDLPSLRYLAISDCPQMVCVENLDSLQHLVLECSPSTVHLPRWLPLLMEQHRSEGASFKKFELQCSLPLLESCRRNEANWDVVQQIPDVRIRTKDGSRFIWYTKDPQLYSTNAGLA; this is encoded by the exons ATGGGTGAGAGAGCTGAAGGACGTCATGTACGACGCCGACGACATCATCGACCTCTGCATAGTCAAAG ATGCGTGAAGCTTCGCCATCAAATCAGTAGCAAGATCCAAGGGCTCAATAGCAGACTGAAGCAGATCAAGGAGGACAGGTCAATTCTTCCGAGACTAGAGCAAGTTCCCCAAGAACATAGAGCAAGCTCCCGAGAAACGTCTTTCCTAGAGGTTAAGACTGACGTCGTAGGGACACGGGTGGAAGATGATGCCCGAAATCTAATCAAGTTAATACTGGAGAACGACAAACAAAAGTATCGGGTATTCGGGATTGTCGGTATGGGTGGGATTGGCAAGACCACTCTGGCACGGAAGATATACAATGATGAATGGATAAAGGAGAACTTCCCCATACGAATTTGGTTGTATGTCTCCAACAATTACTCGGAGAACCAGTTGCTGAAAGAGGTAATTAGATGTGCAGGAGGGGACACTGATGGTTTTGAATCCGCAGCGACACTTCAGACTCGAGTAGTCTCTCTCCTGTCGACAAACTCCCTTATAGTACTGGATGACGTATGGTGTTCAGATGTGTGGGAGAATTTACTCAGGAAACCTGTAATGAATGGAGAAGGTAGCAGCAAGATCGTGGTTACCACCAGAGATGCCGGCATCGCCAGAAGCATGAATGCTTGCATCCACCATGTTGAGCAAATGGACGAAGAGAGTGGCTGGGAACTGCTCCGAAAGATGGCTCTCGGAGATGGTACGGAGGATGAGATCTCTACGTTGAAAGAGATTGGGGTTGAGATCGTCAAAAGATGCGACGGGCTTCCTCTTGCAATCAAAGTTATCGCAGGGGTTCTTAGAAAGGCAGAGGCGAGCAAGGAAGCGTGGGAAGCGGTTCTCAGAAGTGACTCGTGGCATATGAACCAGATCGACAAGGAGGAGCTACCGGCGGCTTTGCACTTGAGCTACGCCGACCTACCGTCTCATCTCAAACCATGCTTCCTTTACTGTTCTTTGTACATACCCTACAGCATTAGTTGTCACGATCTTGCTCGGGCTTGGGTGGCCGAAGGATTCATTGGAGCAGATGATGGAGAAAGATTAATGGAGGATATAGCCGAGGACTACTACTGGGAGCTGATCTCCAGGAACCTTCTACAACCAGATCCGAGAAGTATGGATGGGGACCGGTGCACGATGCATGATCTCCTGAGGTCCCTCGCTCACTTTTTGATGGAAGGAGAGGGCATTTTGTTCAACGATGGTGCCAGGTTGCATACGAGCCCTCTGACAAAGGTCCGTCGGCTGTCGATGGTTAACATCGGCGAAAGATTACAACTTCCTGAAGTGATACTGAAGCAGAACTGCTTGAGGACCTTAATTCTCCACGACTCTCCCAAGACCAGGATGGTCAATGATGTACTTGTAAGGTTAGAGCATCTACGAGTCTTGGACGTGTCCGATTCATGCATCGAGGGCCTTCCGGATTCCATCGGCAAGCTGTTGCATCTGAGGTACTTGGATCTTGATCGAACCAACATACGAAGGATACCAGAATCCATTGGAAGCCTTGCAAACCTGCAAACCCTGAACATCGCCGAGTGCAAATGCTTGGATCAACTTCCCAAGTCCATCATGATGCTGCGCAGTCTGAGATGTCTTCGGCTCAAGCGTACACCACTCACCCATCTGCCGAAAGGGATAAGCAAATTGGAGAACCTCATCGCTCTCGGAGGACTAATCATCGGCTGTGGCGAGTACGCGACCGGACCTGACGAGGGGTGCCAGTTGGAGGAGCTGCGATCTCTATCCAAGCTGAGATATGTGAGGATACACAACTTGGAGAGGGCAGTTGAAGGAGGAGGCGAAGTGCTCGCGAACAAGCCCTTCCTCAAGCGTTTGCTTCTGTCATGGGACAATCAAGCACCAGTGTGGCAGGAGCAGATGCAGAGAGCAGAGGTGACGTGCGACTCGCTGTGCCCTCCACCCAGCTTACGCGAGTTGAACATTAAGGAGTTCCCATATCAGCGGTTCCCGATCTGGTTTCGTTCAGCCTCCGTGGATGCTTCTTTCCCTAACCTGTCGTATTTGATGCTCAGTCACTTCCCTTCATGTGCAGAGCTTCCCCCTCTGGGCCGGCTGCCGAAGCTAAAATTCCTTTCTATTAGGGAGGCAGATGCGGTTGTGGCCATTGGGCCTGAAATCCTCGGCCATATTCCTCCAGGAGCTGCCGCGTTCCCCAAACTGGAGGTGATGCGGTTCGTTGACATGCGCAACTGGGAACAATGGTCATCATGCATGACAGAGGAAGACAGTCATGGAGAAAGACTTCAACTGCTGCCTAATCTACAGAAGTGTTATCTCATCGACTGTCCAAAGCTGACAGCTGTTCCAGGAGGCCTACGTCGTGCCACGAGATTGAAGTTGCTTAAGATTCGGAGTAATCACAGATTGACGGAGATCATGAACCTGGCCTTCTTGGATGAGCTCCATGTCAATAGTAATCAAGGCTTGCAAAGGATATCGGACCTTCCTTCGCTGAGGTATCTGGCCATCAGCGACTGCCCGCAGATGGTGTGTGTGGAGAATCTCGACTCGCTGCAGCACCTGGTCCTCGAATGCTCGCCATCAACGGTGCATCTTCCCCGGTGGTTGCCGCTGCTGATGGAGCAGCACCGGAGCGAAGGTGCGAGTTTCAAGAAATTTGAGTTGCAGTGCAGCTTACCGCTGCTGGAGAGTTGCCGCCGGAACGAGGCGAATTGGGATGTTGTGCAGCAGATCCCAGATGTCAGAATCCGTACCAAAGATGGCAGCAGATTCATATGGTACACGAAGGATCCTCAGCTGTATAGTACAAATGCAGGATTAGCATGA
- the LOC135611354 gene encoding uncharacterized protein LOC135611354 produces MISGFRRSLSLSGLSPNASPARRRPRDAPRHARSASLPCRSQSALSLIQDEIRSLRSGTASDLERIDRLLAALDDLLRLSRIQDPLRRCPALADRLLDGFLRLLDAQGSFRSAVLALGQHHAEACTAVRRRDPVRLASAARSLRRAEKELVLLATAIKDLTRCPPFTPGLWADAAEAEVAGIVTEAVAATATAMSAVYLGIAAVSSAAASAAAAASTSKDSWMVWALRRPSPSKKREAEEAEMGAMEKLEERMEGLEEGSERVYRSLVNIRVALLNALTPSL; encoded by the coding sequence ATGATCTCCGGATTCCGCCGCTCCCTCTCTTTATCGGGCCTGAGCCCTAACGCCAGCCCCGCCCGCCGGCGCCCCCGCGACGCGCCCCGACACGCGCGTTCCGCCAGCCTCCCCTGCCGCTCCCAGTCCGCCCTCTCCCTCATCCAGGACGAGATACGCTCCCTACGCTCCGGCACCGCCTCCGATCTCGAGCGGATCGACCGCCTTCTCGCGGCACTCGACGACCTCCTCCGCCTCTCCCGGATCCAGGATCCCCTCCGCCGCTGCCCCGCCTTGGCCGATCGCCTCCTCGACGGCTTTCTCCGCCTCCTCGACGCCCAGGGCTCCTTCCGCTCCGCCGTCCTGGCGCTCGGGCAGCACCACGCGGAGGCCTGCACCGCAGTCAGGCGGCGCGACCCGGTGCGGCTCGCCTCCGCCGCCCGGTCCCTCCGGCGGGCGGAGAAGGAGCTCGTCCTGCTCGCCACGGCCATCAAGGATCTCACCAGATGTCCACCCTTCACCCCGGGGCTCTGGGCGGACGCGGCCGAGGCCGAGGTCGCAGGGATCGTCACTGAAGCGGTGGCAGCGACGGCGACCGCGATGTCGGCGGTTTACCTGGGGATCGCGGCGGTGTCGTCCGCAGCGGCATCAGCGGCGGCGGCCGCCTCGACGTCGAAAGACTCGTGGATGGTGTGGGCATTGAGGAGGCCGTCGCCATCGAAAAAACGTGAAGCAGAGGAAGCGGAGATGGGGGCGATGGAGAAGCTGGAGGAGAGGATGGAGGGATTGGAGGAGGGAAGCGAGAGGGTGTACAGGAGTTTGGTGAACATAAGAGTAGCCCTCCTCAACGCTCTTACTCCCTCTTTGTAG
- the LOC135597547 gene encoding putative disease resistance protein RGA3 isoform X1, with protein MFEKMAMILDFFLSNYLPKLANFIEGEICKVLQVGGELQKLQETLERIGGFLESAERKRLTDSDIGRWVRELKDVMYDADDIIDLCIVKGERLLEGQPLASAISFSFASPCSYFRCVKLRHQISSKIQGLNSRLKQIKEDRSILPRLEQVPQEHRASSRETSFLEVKTDVVGTRVEDDARNLIKLILENDKQKYRVFGIVGMGGIGKTTLARKIYNDEWIKENFPIRIWLYVSNNYSENQLLKEVIRCAGGDTDGFESAATLQTRVVSLLSTNSLIVLDDVWCSDVWENLLRKPVMNGEGSSKIVVTTRDAGIARSMNACIHHVEQMDEESGWELLRKMALGDGTEDEISTLKEIGVEIVKRCDGLPLAIKVIAGVLRKAEASKEAWEAVLRSDSWHMNQIDKEELPAALHLSYADLPSHLKPCFLYCSLYIPYSISCHDLARAWVAEGFIGADDGERLMEDIAEDYYWELISRNLLQPDPRSMDGDRCTMHDLLRSLAHFLMEGEGILFNDGARLHTSPLTKVRRLSMVNIGERLQLPEVILKQNCLRTLILHDSPKTRMVNDVLVRLEHLRVLDVSDSCIEGLPDSIGKLLHLRYLDLDRTNIRRIPESIGSLANLQTLNIAECKCLDQLPKSIMMLRSLRCLRLKRTPLTHLPKGISKLENLIALGGLIIGCGEYATGPDEGCQLEELRSLSKLRYVRIHNLERAVEGGGEVLANKPFLKRLLLSWDNQAPVWQEQMQRAEVTCDSLCPPPSLRELNIKEFPYQRFPIWFRSASVDASFPNLSYLMLSHFPSCAELPPLGRLPKLKFLSIREADAVVAIGPEILGHIPPGAAAFPKLEVMRFVDMRNWEQWSSCMTEEDSHGERLQLLPNLQKCYLIDCPKLTAVPGGLRRATRLKLLKIRSNHRLTEIMNLAFLDELHVNSNQGLQRISDLPSLRYLAISDCPQMVCVENLDSLQHLVLECSPSTVHLPRWLPLLMEQHRSEGASFKKFELQCSLPLLESCRRNEANWDVVQQIPDVRIRTKDGSRFIWYTKDPQLYSTNAGLA; from the exons A TGTTTGAAAAAATGGCGATGATTCTGGATTTCTTCCTATCGAACTACCTACCGAAGCTGGCAAACTTCATCGAGGGTGAGATCTGCAAGGTGCTACAGGTGGGGGGCGAGCTCCAGAAGTTGCAGGAGACGCTGGAGAGGATCGGCGGTTTCCTGGAATCCGCAGAACGGAAGAGGCTCACGGACTCCGACATCGGCAGATGGGTGAGAGAGCTGAAGGACGTCATGTACGACGCCGACGACATCATCGACCTCTGCATAGTCAAAGGTGAGAGGCTGTTGGAAGGCCAGCCTCTGGCTTCAGCTATAAGCTTCTCCTTCGCTTCCCCTTGTTCTTACTTCAGATGCGTGAAGCTTCGCCATCAAATCAGTAGCAAGATCCAAGGGCTCAATAGCAGACTGAAGCAGATCAAGGAGGACAGGTCAATTCTTCCGAGACTAGAGCAAGTTCCCCAAGAACATAGAGCAAGCTCCCGAGAAACGTCTTTCCTAGAGGTTAAGACTGACGTCGTAGGGACACGGGTGGAAGATGATGCCCGAAATCTAATCAAGTTAATACTGGAGAACGACAAACAAAAGTATCGGGTATTCGGGATTGTCGGTATGGGTGGGATTGGCAAGACCACTCTGGCACGGAAGATATACAATGATGAATGGATAAAGGAGAACTTCCCCATACGAATTTGGTTGTATGTCTCCAACAATTACTCGGAGAACCAGTTGCTGAAAGAGGTAATTAGATGTGCAGGAGGGGACACTGATGGTTTTGAATCCGCAGCGACACTTCAGACTCGAGTAGTCTCTCTCCTGTCGACAAACTCCCTTATAGTACTGGATGACGTATGGTGTTCAGATGTGTGGGAGAATTTACTCAGGAAACCTGTAATGAATGGAGAAGGTAGCAGCAAGATCGTGGTTACCACCAGAGATGCCGGCATCGCCAGAAGCATGAATGCTTGCATCCACCATGTTGAGCAAATGGACGAAGAGAGTGGCTGGGAACTGCTCCGAAAGATGGCTCTCGGAGATGGTACGGAGGATGAGATCTCTACGTTGAAAGAGATTGGGGTTGAGATCGTCAAAAGATGCGACGGGCTTCCTCTTGCAATCAAAGTTATCGCAGGGGTTCTTAGAAAGGCAGAGGCGAGCAAGGAAGCGTGGGAAGCGGTTCTCAGAAGTGACTCGTGGCATATGAACCAGATCGACAAGGAGGAGCTACCGGCGGCTTTGCACTTGAGCTACGCCGACCTACCGTCTCATCTCAAACCATGCTTCCTTTACTGTTCTTTGTACATACCCTACAGCATTAGTTGTCACGATCTTGCTCGGGCTTGGGTGGCCGAAGGATTCATTGGAGCAGATGATGGAGAAAGATTAATGGAGGATATAGCCGAGGACTACTACTGGGAGCTGATCTCCAGGAACCTTCTACAACCAGATCCGAGAAGTATGGATGGGGACCGGTGCACGATGCATGATCTCCTGAGGTCCCTCGCTCACTTTTTGATGGAAGGAGAGGGCATTTTGTTCAACGATGGTGCCAGGTTGCATACGAGCCCTCTGACAAAGGTCCGTCGGCTGTCGATGGTTAACATCGGCGAAAGATTACAACTTCCTGAAGTGATACTGAAGCAGAACTGCTTGAGGACCTTAATTCTCCACGACTCTCCCAAGACCAGGATGGTCAATGATGTACTTGTAAGGTTAGAGCATCTACGAGTCTTGGACGTGTCCGATTCATGCATCGAGGGCCTTCCGGATTCCATCGGCAAGCTGTTGCATCTGAGGTACTTGGATCTTGATCGAACCAACATACGAAGGATACCAGAATCCATTGGAAGCCTTGCAAACCTGCAAACCCTGAACATCGCCGAGTGCAAATGCTTGGATCAACTTCCCAAGTCCATCATGATGCTGCGCAGTCTGAGATGTCTTCGGCTCAAGCGTACACCACTCACCCATCTGCCGAAAGGGATAAGCAAATTGGAGAACCTCATCGCTCTCGGAGGACTAATCATCGGCTGTGGCGAGTACGCGACCGGACCTGACGAGGGGTGCCAGTTGGAGGAGCTGCGATCTCTATCCAAGCTGAGATATGTGAGGATACACAACTTGGAGAGGGCAGTTGAAGGAGGAGGCGAAGTGCTCGCGAACAAGCCCTTCCTCAAGCGTTTGCTTCTGTCATGGGACAATCAAGCACCAGTGTGGCAGGAGCAGATGCAGAGAGCAGAGGTGACGTGCGACTCGCTGTGCCCTCCACCCAGCTTACGCGAGTTGAACATTAAGGAGTTCCCATATCAGCGGTTCCCGATCTGGTTTCGTTCAGCCTCCGTGGATGCTTCTTTCCCTAACCTGTCGTATTTGATGCTCAGTCACTTCCCTTCATGTGCAGAGCTTCCCCCTCTGGGCCGGCTGCCGAAGCTAAAATTCCTTTCTATTAGGGAGGCAGATGCGGTTGTGGCCATTGGGCCTGAAATCCTCGGCCATATTCCTCCAGGAGCTGCCGCGTTCCCCAAACTGGAGGTGATGCGGTTCGTTGACATGCGCAACTGGGAACAATGGTCATCATGCATGACAGAGGAAGACAGTCATGGAGAAAGACTTCAACTGCTGCCTAATCTACAGAAGTGTTATCTCATCGACTGTCCAAAGCTGACAGCTGTTCCAGGAGGCCTACGTCGTGCCACGAGATTGAAGTTGCTTAAGATTCGGAGTAATCACAGATTGACGGAGATCATGAACCTGGCCTTCTTGGATGAGCTCCATGTCAATAGTAATCAAGGCTTGCAAAGGATATCGGACCTTCCTTCGCTGAGGTATCTGGCCATCAGCGACTGCCCGCAGATGGTGTGTGTGGAGAATCTCGACTCGCTGCAGCACCTGGTCCTCGAATGCTCGCCATCAACGGTGCATCTTCCCCGGTGGTTGCCGCTGCTGATGGAGCAGCACCGGAGCGAAGGTGCGAGTTTCAAGAAATTTGAGTTGCAGTGCAGCTTACCGCTGCTGGAGAGTTGCCGCCGGAACGAGGCGAATTGGGATGTTGTGCAGCAGATCCCAGATGTCAGAATCCGTACCAAAGATGGCAGCAGATTCATATGGTACACGAAGGATCCTCAGCTGTATAGTACAAATGCAGGATTAGCATGA
- the LOC135597547 gene encoding putative disease resistance protein RGA3 isoform X2, protein MAMILDFFLSNYLPKLANFIEGEICKVLQVGGELQKLQETLERIGGFLESAERKRLTDSDIGRWVRELKDVMYDADDIIDLCIVKGERLLEGQPLASAISFSFASPCSYFRCVKLRHQISSKIQGLNSRLKQIKEDRSILPRLEQVPQEHRASSRETSFLEVKTDVVGTRVEDDARNLIKLILENDKQKYRVFGIVGMGGIGKTTLARKIYNDEWIKENFPIRIWLYVSNNYSENQLLKEVIRCAGGDTDGFESAATLQTRVVSLLSTNSLIVLDDVWCSDVWENLLRKPVMNGEGSSKIVVTTRDAGIARSMNACIHHVEQMDEESGWELLRKMALGDGTEDEISTLKEIGVEIVKRCDGLPLAIKVIAGVLRKAEASKEAWEAVLRSDSWHMNQIDKEELPAALHLSYADLPSHLKPCFLYCSLYIPYSISCHDLARAWVAEGFIGADDGERLMEDIAEDYYWELISRNLLQPDPRSMDGDRCTMHDLLRSLAHFLMEGEGILFNDGARLHTSPLTKVRRLSMVNIGERLQLPEVILKQNCLRTLILHDSPKTRMVNDVLVRLEHLRVLDVSDSCIEGLPDSIGKLLHLRYLDLDRTNIRRIPESIGSLANLQTLNIAECKCLDQLPKSIMMLRSLRCLRLKRTPLTHLPKGISKLENLIALGGLIIGCGEYATGPDEGCQLEELRSLSKLRYVRIHNLERAVEGGGEVLANKPFLKRLLLSWDNQAPVWQEQMQRAEVTCDSLCPPPSLRELNIKEFPYQRFPIWFRSASVDASFPNLSYLMLSHFPSCAELPPLGRLPKLKFLSIREADAVVAIGPEILGHIPPGAAAFPKLEVMRFVDMRNWEQWSSCMTEEDSHGERLQLLPNLQKCYLIDCPKLTAVPGGLRRATRLKLLKIRSNHRLTEIMNLAFLDELHVNSNQGLQRISDLPSLRYLAISDCPQMVCVENLDSLQHLVLECSPSTVHLPRWLPLLMEQHRSEGASFKKFELQCSLPLLESCRRNEANWDVVQQIPDVRIRTKDGSRFIWYTKDPQLYSTNAGLA, encoded by the coding sequence ATGGCGATGATTCTGGATTTCTTCCTATCGAACTACCTACCGAAGCTGGCAAACTTCATCGAGGGTGAGATCTGCAAGGTGCTACAGGTGGGGGGCGAGCTCCAGAAGTTGCAGGAGACGCTGGAGAGGATCGGCGGTTTCCTGGAATCCGCAGAACGGAAGAGGCTCACGGACTCCGACATCGGCAGATGGGTGAGAGAGCTGAAGGACGTCATGTACGACGCCGACGACATCATCGACCTCTGCATAGTCAAAGGTGAGAGGCTGTTGGAAGGCCAGCCTCTGGCTTCAGCTATAAGCTTCTCCTTCGCTTCCCCTTGTTCTTACTTCAGATGCGTGAAGCTTCGCCATCAAATCAGTAGCAAGATCCAAGGGCTCAATAGCAGACTGAAGCAGATCAAGGAGGACAGGTCAATTCTTCCGAGACTAGAGCAAGTTCCCCAAGAACATAGAGCAAGCTCCCGAGAAACGTCTTTCCTAGAGGTTAAGACTGACGTCGTAGGGACACGGGTGGAAGATGATGCCCGAAATCTAATCAAGTTAATACTGGAGAACGACAAACAAAAGTATCGGGTATTCGGGATTGTCGGTATGGGTGGGATTGGCAAGACCACTCTGGCACGGAAGATATACAATGATGAATGGATAAAGGAGAACTTCCCCATACGAATTTGGTTGTATGTCTCCAACAATTACTCGGAGAACCAGTTGCTGAAAGAGGTAATTAGATGTGCAGGAGGGGACACTGATGGTTTTGAATCCGCAGCGACACTTCAGACTCGAGTAGTCTCTCTCCTGTCGACAAACTCCCTTATAGTACTGGATGACGTATGGTGTTCAGATGTGTGGGAGAATTTACTCAGGAAACCTGTAATGAATGGAGAAGGTAGCAGCAAGATCGTGGTTACCACCAGAGATGCCGGCATCGCCAGAAGCATGAATGCTTGCATCCACCATGTTGAGCAAATGGACGAAGAGAGTGGCTGGGAACTGCTCCGAAAGATGGCTCTCGGAGATGGTACGGAGGATGAGATCTCTACGTTGAAAGAGATTGGGGTTGAGATCGTCAAAAGATGCGACGGGCTTCCTCTTGCAATCAAAGTTATCGCAGGGGTTCTTAGAAAGGCAGAGGCGAGCAAGGAAGCGTGGGAAGCGGTTCTCAGAAGTGACTCGTGGCATATGAACCAGATCGACAAGGAGGAGCTACCGGCGGCTTTGCACTTGAGCTACGCCGACCTACCGTCTCATCTCAAACCATGCTTCCTTTACTGTTCTTTGTACATACCCTACAGCATTAGTTGTCACGATCTTGCTCGGGCTTGGGTGGCCGAAGGATTCATTGGAGCAGATGATGGAGAAAGATTAATGGAGGATATAGCCGAGGACTACTACTGGGAGCTGATCTCCAGGAACCTTCTACAACCAGATCCGAGAAGTATGGATGGGGACCGGTGCACGATGCATGATCTCCTGAGGTCCCTCGCTCACTTTTTGATGGAAGGAGAGGGCATTTTGTTCAACGATGGTGCCAGGTTGCATACGAGCCCTCTGACAAAGGTCCGTCGGCTGTCGATGGTTAACATCGGCGAAAGATTACAACTTCCTGAAGTGATACTGAAGCAGAACTGCTTGAGGACCTTAATTCTCCACGACTCTCCCAAGACCAGGATGGTCAATGATGTACTTGTAAGGTTAGAGCATCTACGAGTCTTGGACGTGTCCGATTCATGCATCGAGGGCCTTCCGGATTCCATCGGCAAGCTGTTGCATCTGAGGTACTTGGATCTTGATCGAACCAACATACGAAGGATACCAGAATCCATTGGAAGCCTTGCAAACCTGCAAACCCTGAACATCGCCGAGTGCAAATGCTTGGATCAACTTCCCAAGTCCATCATGATGCTGCGCAGTCTGAGATGTCTTCGGCTCAAGCGTACACCACTCACCCATCTGCCGAAAGGGATAAGCAAATTGGAGAACCTCATCGCTCTCGGAGGACTAATCATCGGCTGTGGCGAGTACGCGACCGGACCTGACGAGGGGTGCCAGTTGGAGGAGCTGCGATCTCTATCCAAGCTGAGATATGTGAGGATACACAACTTGGAGAGGGCAGTTGAAGGAGGAGGCGAAGTGCTCGCGAACAAGCCCTTCCTCAAGCGTTTGCTTCTGTCATGGGACAATCAAGCACCAGTGTGGCAGGAGCAGATGCAGAGAGCAGAGGTGACGTGCGACTCGCTGTGCCCTCCACCCAGCTTACGCGAGTTGAACATTAAGGAGTTCCCATATCAGCGGTTCCCGATCTGGTTTCGTTCAGCCTCCGTGGATGCTTCTTTCCCTAACCTGTCGTATTTGATGCTCAGTCACTTCCCTTCATGTGCAGAGCTTCCCCCTCTGGGCCGGCTGCCGAAGCTAAAATTCCTTTCTATTAGGGAGGCAGATGCGGTTGTGGCCATTGGGCCTGAAATCCTCGGCCATATTCCTCCAGGAGCTGCCGCGTTCCCCAAACTGGAGGTGATGCGGTTCGTTGACATGCGCAACTGGGAACAATGGTCATCATGCATGACAGAGGAAGACAGTCATGGAGAAAGACTTCAACTGCTGCCTAATCTACAGAAGTGTTATCTCATCGACTGTCCAAAGCTGACAGCTGTTCCAGGAGGCCTACGTCGTGCCACGAGATTGAAGTTGCTTAAGATTCGGAGTAATCACAGATTGACGGAGATCATGAACCTGGCCTTCTTGGATGAGCTCCATGTCAATAGTAATCAAGGCTTGCAAAGGATATCGGACCTTCCTTCGCTGAGGTATCTGGCCATCAGCGACTGCCCGCAGATGGTGTGTGTGGAGAATCTCGACTCGCTGCAGCACCTGGTCCTCGAATGCTCGCCATCAACGGTGCATCTTCCCCGGTGGTTGCCGCTGCTGATGGAGCAGCACCGGAGCGAAGGTGCGAGTTTCAAGAAATTTGAGTTGCAGTGCAGCTTACCGCTGCTGGAGAGTTGCCGCCGGAACGAGGCGAATTGGGATGTTGTGCAGCAGATCCCAGATGTCAGAATCCGTACCAAAGATGGCAGCAGATTCATATGGTACACGAAGGATCCTCAGCTGTATAGTACAAATGCAGGATTAGCATGA